The Candidatus Deferrimicrobiaceae bacterium genome includes a region encoding these proteins:
- a CDS encoding ATP-binding protein produces the protein MTLQNALSRRERLVRQAMLPVLMLAGVAGNHFRVPFLLTSDLLFGSIPAMMVLQWYGSAWGILAALVASAYTTLLYNHPWAMVTFTAEAAVVALLWRRFKVDLVVADVLFWFLAGMPCYFFIYTGLLHAETTNALFILTKNAANQILNALVARTLVILLSFTPLVRPFGVRERVSFRESLFAALSCFVLIPALAMVVVNGQAEGDRIVSDVRTNLLNVADQGKNILDAWLGDNVRAVAAVAAVVEPGKMPANIRMSLRTLRSAAPGLLRLGVVDARGIVRAHDPEFDELGHSTIGVDVSSQPFAAEVARTHALVISDVVRSRLGRPRPIVILAHPILRGGEYLGYVGGVIDLAAWDNLIDKAAGKWNVRVTLIDRNMNVVASNRPDLALMQHYDWRLGGEVRLIRNALWHRQPRRAANVPGTEQMRQSVYVTEIDLRPATGWRLVLETPLANYQKNLYSRYYFTLTLLLGIFALALAGAHVVSSRTVRNIERLDRISLGLQDRLARQEPIVWPESRIAETASLIRNFRSMAEALAARFRELAALNETLEKRVGERTAALHRANADLVAGIEERKKGERARQQLEEDLLRSRKLESLGVLAGGIAHDFNNLLTAILGNITLALTVSEPDGEVNRRLVEAEKASLRAQDLTQQLLTFSRGGAPVRKAASIGDLISETAGFALRGSNVRLDYAPEPGLWPAEVDPGQISQVINNLIINANQAMPAGGLVTIRTGNAVVQPDDPLPLLPGDYVTISVSDQGIGIPEDHLERIFDPYFTTKQKGSGLGLATVYSIVKRHDGHIDVVSRPGKGATFHIWLPAVRHAEPPAREHHEDLTSGTGRILVMDDEPFVRDVIGAMLERLGYRPDFAEHGEEAIALYRESMAEESRYNAIIMDLTVPGGMGGVEAAQRLREIDPAVRLIVSSGYSNDPVMANFRDYGFVGVARKPFRIGDLSRVLEEALSGRG, from the coding sequence GTGACGTTGCAGAACGCGCTATCGCGCAGGGAACGCCTGGTCCGGCAGGCGATGCTGCCCGTGCTGATGCTGGCAGGCGTGGCGGGCAATCATTTCCGCGTGCCCTTCCTGCTCACCTCCGACCTCCTGTTCGGCTCGATCCCCGCCATGATGGTGCTGCAATGGTACGGGAGCGCGTGGGGGATCCTCGCCGCGCTCGTCGCCTCCGCCTATACGACCCTTCTCTACAATCACCCTTGGGCGATGGTCACTTTCACGGCCGAGGCGGCCGTCGTCGCCCTCCTCTGGCGGCGCTTCAAGGTCGACCTCGTCGTCGCCGACGTGCTCTTCTGGTTCCTCGCGGGCATGCCCTGCTACTTCTTCATCTACACCGGGCTGCTGCACGCCGAGACGACCAATGCGCTCTTCATCCTCACCAAGAACGCCGCCAACCAGATCCTCAACGCGCTGGTCGCCCGGACGCTGGTGATCCTGCTCTCCTTCACCCCGCTGGTCAGGCCGTTCGGCGTGCGCGAAAGGGTCAGCTTCCGCGAATCGCTCTTCGCGGCGCTCTCCTGCTTCGTCCTGATCCCCGCCCTCGCCATGGTCGTCGTCAACGGCCAGGCCGAAGGTGACCGCATCGTGTCCGATGTGCGGACGAACCTCCTCAACGTGGCGGACCAGGGGAAGAACATCCTCGACGCGTGGCTCGGCGACAACGTGCGGGCGGTCGCCGCCGTCGCCGCGGTGGTCGAGCCCGGGAAGATGCCAGCCAACATCCGGATGAGCCTCAGAACGCTCCGGTCCGCCGCCCCGGGGCTGCTCCGCCTGGGCGTCGTCGACGCGCGGGGAATCGTGCGGGCGCACGACCCGGAATTCGACGAGCTGGGGCACTCGACCATCGGGGTCGACGTCTCGAGCCAGCCGTTCGCCGCCGAGGTCGCGAGGACGCACGCCCTGGTCATCTCCGACGTGGTCCGTTCCCGGCTCGGCCGGCCCCGGCCGATCGTCATCCTGGCCCACCCCATCCTGCGCGGCGGCGAATACCTGGGGTACGTCGGGGGCGTCATCGACCTCGCCGCCTGGGACAACCTCATCGATAAGGCGGCCGGGAAGTGGAACGTCCGCGTCACGCTGATCGACCGGAACATGAACGTCGTCGCCTCCAACCGCCCGGACCTCGCGCTGATGCAGCACTACGACTGGCGACTGGGCGGCGAGGTGCGGCTGATCCGGAACGCCCTTTGGCACCGGCAACCGCGGCGCGCCGCGAACGTCCCCGGGACCGAACAGATGCGGCAGAGCGTCTACGTCACCGAGATCGACCTCCGACCGGCCACCGGCTGGAGGCTCGTGCTCGAGACGCCCCTGGCGAACTACCAGAAGAACCTTTATTCCCGCTATTACTTCACCCTGACGCTTCTGCTCGGCATCTTCGCACTCGCCCTGGCGGGCGCGCACGTCGTCAGCAGCCGGACCGTCCGGAACATCGAGCGGCTCGACCGGATCAGCTTGGGGTTGCAGGACCGGCTCGCCCGGCAGGAGCCGATCGTCTGGCCAGAGAGCCGCATCGCCGAAACCGCGTCGCTGATCCGGAATTTCCGGTCCATGGCCGAGGCGCTCGCCGCACGGTTCCGGGAGCTCGCCGCGCTCAACGAGACGCTCGAGAAGCGGGTCGGCGAACGGACGGCCGCCCTGCACCGGGCGAATGCCGATCTGGTGGCCGGGATCGAGGAGCGAAAAAAAGGGGAGCGTGCGCGGCAGCAACTCGAGGAGGACCTGCTCCGCTCCCGGAAGCTCGAGTCGCTCGGCGTGCTGGCGGGCGGCATCGCCCACGATTTCAACAACCTCCTGACGGCGATCCTTGGAAACATCACGCTCGCCTTGACCGTCTCGGAGCCGGACGGGGAGGTCAACCGGCGGCTCGTCGAAGCAGAGAAGGCCTCCCTGCGCGCCCAGGACCTGACCCAGCAATTGCTCACCTTCTCCCGGGGCGGGGCCCCCGTCCGGAAGGCGGCCTCCATCGGCGACCTGATCTCCGAGACGGCCGGCTTCGCGCTGCGCGGCTCGAACGTCCGTCTCGACTATGCCCCCGAGCCCGGCCTGTGGCCCGCCGAGGTCGACCCCGGCCAGATCAGCCAGGTGATCAACAACCTGATCATCAACGCCAACCAGGCGATGCCCGCCGGGGGCCTGGTGACGATCCGGACCGGTAACGCCGTCGTGCAACCCGACGACCCGCTGCCGCTTCTCCCCGGCGACTACGTGACGATCTCGGTGTCGGACCAGGGCATCGGCATCCCCGAGGATCATCTGGAACGGATATTCGATCCGTACTTCACCACGAAGCAGAAAGGGAGCGGCCTGGGACTCGCCACCGTCTACTCGATCGTCAAGCGGCACGACGGCCACATCGATGTCGTCTCCCGGCCGGGGAAGGGCGCCACGTTCCATATCTGGCTCCCGGCCGTCCGCCACGCGGAGCCGCCCGCCCGCGAGCACCACGAAGATCTGACCTCCGGCACCGGCCGGATCCTCGTGATGGACGACGAGCCGTTCGTCCGCGATGTCATCGGCGCGATGCTGGAGCGGCTGGGATACCGGCCGGATTTCGCGGAGCACGGGGAAGAGGCCATCGCGTTGTACCGGGAGTCGATGGCGGAGGAATCCCGGTACAACGCGATCATCATGGACCTGACGGTACCGGGCGGGATGGGCGGGGTCGAGGCGGCACAGCGGCTGAGGGAGATCGATCCCGCCGTGCGGCTCATCGTGTCGAGCGGTTACTCGAACGACCCGGTGATGGCCAACTTCCGCGACTACGGGTTCGTGGGGGTGGCGCGCAAGCCGTTCCGGATCGGCGACCTGAGCCGGGTGCTCGAAGAGGCGCTTTCGGGCCGGGGATAG
- a CDS encoding type IV pilus twitching motility protein PilT translates to MARIDSLFKMMKEQGASDLHLSADTTPIFRLHGEMTKLNFKPIGHEDLKGLLFEILSPDQKAHFESKNDLDFAYSVPELARFRGNILMTHRGIAAVFRIIPSKVLSADDLGLPDGVRRMTNFKKGMVLVTGPTGSGKSTTLAAMIDLINATRKEHILTLEDPLEFIHQDKESHLNQRQVGAHTESFTTALRAALREDPDIILVGEMRDLETIQLAMSAAETGHLVFGTLHTNTAAKTIDRIIDVFPTDQQAQIRVMLSESLKGVVCQQLLKTADGKGRAAAFEIMIGTPAVGNLIREGKTFQIPSIIQTSKKDGMQLMDQHILDLLKTRRVTPDEAYRCAVDKKQFEQYLQAPA, encoded by the coding sequence ATGGCGCGAATTGATTCGTTATTCAAGATGATGAAGGAGCAGGGTGCCTCCGACCTCCACCTGTCGGCGGACACCACTCCGATCTTCCGGCTCCACGGGGAGATGACCAAGCTCAACTTCAAGCCGATCGGACACGAAGATCTCAAGGGGCTCCTGTTCGAGATCCTGAGCCCCGACCAGAAGGCGCACTTCGAGTCGAAGAACGACCTCGACTTCGCCTACTCGGTCCCCGAGCTGGCGCGCTTCCGGGGAAACATCCTGATGACCCATCGGGGCATCGCGGCCGTCTTCCGGATCATCCCGAGCAAGGTGCTGTCGGCCGACGACCTCGGGCTCCCCGACGGCGTCCGGAGGATGACCAATTTCAAAAAGGGGATGGTGCTGGTGACGGGGCCCACCGGCTCGGGCAAGTCCACGACGCTGGCGGCGATGATCGATCTCATCAACGCCACCCGCAAGGAGCACATCCTCACGCTCGAGGATCCGCTCGAGTTCATCCACCAGGACAAGGAATCGCACCTGAACCAGCGGCAGGTCGGGGCGCACACCGAGAGCTTCACCACGGCGCTGCGGGCGGCGCTGCGCGAGGACCCAGACATCATCCTGGTCGGCGAGATGCGCGACCTCGAGACCATCCAGCTCGCCATGAGCGCCGCCGAGACCGGCCACCTGGTGTTCGGGACGCTGCACACTAACACGGCGGCCAAGACCATCGACCGCATCATCGATGTGTTCCCGACCGACCAGCAGGCGCAGATCCGCGTGATGCTCTCCGAATCGCTCAAGGGGGTGGTCTGCCAGCAGCTCCTGAAAACGGCCGACGGCAAGGGGCGCGCCGCGGCATTCGAGATCATGATCGGAACCCCGGCCGTGGGCAACCTGATCCGGGAAGGGAAGACGTTCCAGATCCCGTCGATCATCCAGACTTCCAAGAAAGACGGGATGCAGTTGATGGACCAGCACATCCTCGACCTTCTGAAAACGCGTCGCGTCACCCCCGACGAGGCGTACCGCTGCGCGGTCGACAAGAAGCAGTTCGAGCAGTATCTCCAGGCGCCGGCCTGA
- the glgP gene encoding alpha-glucan family phosphorylase, which produces MKVRHFHVRPDIPAALKPLEDLARNLWFSWNWEAVQLFIRLNPKLWERSYQNPVLMLGLLSQEDFEEAARDESFVANLNRVHRTFTEYLGANTWFQERHADAKGFLTAYFCCEFGIDEGLPIYSGGLGILSGDHLKSASDLGLPLVGVGLLYQKGYFRQQLSLDGWQQELYPDNDWYNMPVILMHGPDGKHLTIDIDLAGENVTARVWRVQVGRTPLYLLDTNVRSNSPRAREITSTLYGGDREQRLRQEIVLGIGGVKALKALGLAPTAYHMNEGHSALLILERIRMLMADHGVNYEAARELVFATNVFTTHTPVPAGNEVFDPELLRRYLSPMADALGLDWNGFLALGQGCEPEGQAPRFGMTVFALRNAAFANGVSRLHGEVSRRMWQGLWPTLPESEVPIGSITNGVHTLSWLSHEMEDLYLRYLGPRFIEKPADHKVWERISAIPDGEMWRVHEARKERLVFFVRKRLKKQLLRQGAGAASLHAAEEVLNPHALTIGFSRRFATYKRAGLLFRQPERLAKLLADTDRPVQIIFAGKAHPQDLPAKEIIRSVVHFTQDPRVRHQMVFLEDYDINVARYLVQGVDVWLNTPRRPLEASGTSGMKAAVNGALNVSILDGWWAEGSDLDTGWAIGGSEEYTDTEEQDQVECEALFNLLEREIVPLYYKRDRSDLPREWIGMMKSAVRKLGAVFNTNRMVGEYAERFYLAAHQVGSRLSADGLEGAKHLAEWRKRVRGAWSRVSVRTAERRKDKEIVVGNAMELTVRAALGDLSPEDVAVEILYGPLDSSNEIRDGRIVRAMHEGREDGEDVFRADLPTVLTGRYGYAARAVPLHPDLVNPLTPLLISWE; this is translated from the coding sequence ATGAAGGTTCGCCATTTCCACGTCCGCCCGGACATCCCCGCGGCGCTCAAGCCGCTCGAGGACCTCGCGCGCAATCTCTGGTTCTCCTGGAACTGGGAAGCGGTCCAGCTGTTTATCCGGCTGAACCCGAAGCTGTGGGAGCGCTCCTATCAAAACCCGGTGCTGATGCTTGGCCTTCTTTCGCAGGAGGATTTCGAGGAGGCCGCGCGCGACGAGAGCTTCGTGGCCAACCTCAACCGGGTCCACCGCACCTTTACCGAATACCTCGGCGCGAACACCTGGTTCCAGGAGCGCCACGCCGACGCGAAGGGCTTCCTGACGGCCTACTTCTGCTGCGAGTTCGGCATCGACGAGGGGCTCCCGATCTATTCCGGCGGGCTGGGGATCCTCTCGGGCGACCACCTCAAGTCGGCCTCCGACCTGGGGCTTCCGCTCGTGGGCGTCGGGCTTCTCTACCAGAAGGGTTACTTCCGGCAGCAGCTCAGCCTCGACGGCTGGCAGCAGGAGCTCTACCCCGACAACGACTGGTACAACATGCCCGTGATACTCATGCACGGGCCCGACGGCAAGCACCTGACGATCGACATCGATCTTGCGGGCGAAAACGTGACCGCGCGCGTCTGGAGGGTGCAGGTCGGGCGCACGCCGCTCTACCTGCTCGACACCAACGTGCGGAGCAATTCCCCACGGGCGCGCGAGATCACGTCCACGCTTTACGGCGGCGACCGCGAGCAGCGGCTCCGGCAGGAGATCGTGCTGGGAATCGGCGGCGTCAAGGCGCTCAAGGCGCTGGGGCTCGCCCCGACCGCCTACCACATGAACGAGGGGCACTCGGCGCTCCTGATCCTCGAGCGGATCCGCATGCTGATGGCCGACCACGGGGTCAACTACGAGGCGGCGCGCGAGCTGGTGTTCGCCACCAACGTGTTCACGACTCACACGCCGGTTCCCGCGGGCAACGAGGTGTTCGACCCCGAGCTGCTTCGCCGGTACCTGTCGCCGATGGCCGATGCGCTCGGGCTCGACTGGAACGGCTTCCTGGCGCTCGGGCAGGGGTGCGAGCCCGAGGGGCAGGCGCCCCGGTTCGGCATGACCGTGTTCGCGCTGCGCAACGCGGCCTTCGCCAACGGCGTGAGCCGGCTCCACGGGGAGGTGTCGCGCCGGATGTGGCAGGGGCTCTGGCCGACGCTGCCCGAGTCCGAGGTTCCGATCGGCAGCATCACCAACGGCGTGCATACGCTGAGCTGGCTCAGCCACGAGATGGAAGACCTCTACCTTCGCTACCTGGGCCCCCGCTTCATCGAGAAGCCTGCGGACCACAAGGTGTGGGAGCGGATCTCCGCCATCCCCGACGGCGAGATGTGGCGGGTGCACGAGGCGCGCAAGGAACGGCTGGTCTTCTTCGTGCGCAAGCGGCTCAAGAAGCAGCTTCTCCGGCAAGGGGCGGGCGCGGCGTCGCTCCACGCGGCCGAAGAGGTCCTCAACCCGCATGCGCTCACGATCGGGTTCTCCCGCCGCTTCGCCACCTACAAGCGTGCTGGGCTTCTGTTCCGGCAGCCCGAGCGGTTGGCGAAGCTGCTGGCCGACACCGACCGGCCGGTCCAGATCATCTTCGCGGGCAAGGCGCACCCGCAGGATCTTCCGGCCAAGGAAATCATCCGCTCCGTCGTCCACTTCACGCAGGACCCGCGCGTCCGGCACCAGATGGTGTTCCTCGAGGATTACGACATCAACGTCGCCCGCTACCTGGTGCAGGGGGTCGACGTCTGGCTCAACACGCCGCGCCGGCCGCTCGAGGCGTCGGGCACCAGCGGCATGAAGGCCGCGGTCAACGGGGCGCTCAACGTGTCGATCCTCGACGGCTGGTGGGCCGAGGGAAGCGACCTCGACACCGGGTGGGCGATCGGCGGCTCCGAGGAATACACCGACACCGAGGAGCAGGACCAGGTCGAGTGCGAGGCGCTTTTCAACCTGCTCGAGCGCGAGATCGTGCCTCTCTACTACAAGCGCGACCGGTCCGACCTCCCGCGTGAATGGATCGGGATGATGAAGTCGGCCGTGCGCAAGCTGGGCGCGGTCTTCAACACCAACCGGATGGTGGGGGAATATGCCGAGCGGTTCTATCTGGCGGCCCACCAGGTGGGAAGCCGGCTATCGGCCGACGGGCTCGAAGGGGCGAAGCATCTGGCCGAGTGGCGAAAGCGGGTGCGGGGGGCCTGGAGCCGCGTGTCCGTACGAACGGCCGAGCGGCGCAAGGACAAGGAGATCGTCGTCGGGAACGCGATGGAGCTGACCGTCCGCGCGGCGCTCGGCGACCTGTCGCCCGAGGATGTCGCGGTCGAGATCCTCTACGGCCCGCTCGACTCGAGCAACGAGATCCGCGACGGGCGGATCGTCCGCGCGATGCACGAGGGCCGCGAAGACGGCGAAGACGTCTTCCGGGCCGACCTGCCCACAGTCCTCACCGGCCGGTACGGCTACGCGGCGCGCGCCGTTCCTCTCCACCCCGACCTGGTCAACCCGCTCACGCCGCTGCTCATCTCCTGGGAGTAA
- a CDS encoding TIGR04283 family arsenosugar biosynthesis glycosyltransferase → MTRVSIVIPALGEAGQIADCIRSARDAGADEVIVVDGGSADGTVAEATRAGADRLLSSPPGRALQMNAGAAAAGGDFILFLHADTRLPAGACKSVRKAMADGRVVGGAFPLALGASGSAGQWTRMLLRLTGRMIGVRSRLFRAYTGDQAIFVRGSFFERIGGYERVALMEDVRLSAAMRRAGKTVLLGERAITSARRWEARGPLRTILRMWSLRAAHALGMSAERCAKYYR, encoded by the coding sequence GTGACGCGGGTCTCGATCGTGATCCCGGCGCTGGGCGAGGCGGGGCAGATCGCCGACTGCATCCGGAGCGCCCGCGATGCCGGGGCGGACGAGGTGATCGTCGTCGACGGCGGCAGCGCCGACGGCACCGTTGCCGAGGCGACGCGCGCCGGCGCCGATCGTCTCCTGTCGAGCCCGCCCGGGCGCGCCCTCCAGATGAACGCCGGGGCCGCCGCAGCCGGCGGCGACTTCATCCTCTTCCTGCACGCGGACACCCGCCTTCCCGCGGGGGCCTGCAAATCGGTCAGGAAGGCGATGGCGGACGGACGGGTCGTCGGGGGGGCTTTCCCCCTGGCGCTCGGCGCCTCGGGGAGCGCCGGGCAGTGGACCCGGATGCTGCTCCGGCTGACGGGGAGGATGATCGGCGTCCGGTCGCGGCTGTTTCGCGCCTATACCGGCGACCAGGCGATCTTCGTGCGGGGAAGTTTCTTCGAGCGTATCGGGGGTTACGAGCGGGTCGCGCTGATGGAGGACGTTCGGCTCTCGGCCGCGATGCGGCGGGCGGGAAAAACCGTGCTGCTCGGGGAACGGGCTATCACGTCGGCTCGCCGCTGGGAAGCGCGCGGGCCGCTGCGGACCATCCTGCGGATGTGGTCACTGCGCGCGGCGCACGCGCTGGGCATGTCCGCCGAACGGTGCGCGAAATATTACCGCTGA
- a CDS encoding glycosyltransferase: MTERIAISEQLLAASRPQPWSGPLDLALCSAILLGLGGLLWLGIYGHAYDPWVRVVETRHWVRVIERPSLLWFLMGLLMLTFRTLLWFRYRPFPAAVPDEAPSLTVIIPAYNEGAMVEQTIDSVVAANYPKDRLEIFVVDDGSTDDTWACIQRAAQRHPDLVTPVRFPRNQGKRAALAEGFRRGRGDVFLTIDSDSVIDAGTLLAMAGPFRDPKVGAVAGKVLVYNLGGGIIPRMLRVRYVLSFDFLRSVQSTYRTVYCCPGALAAYRADAVRNALARWLEQTFLGAPCTYGEDRALTNYILEDGYDTVYQRTGIVRTIVPETYGKLCCMYIRWERSNIKEEIRFARVVWRRPAGPRIIAIVDKIITNLRYPVAYATLALLVVWSIDDPQTILRLFLAIGGISLLNMLYYLRSERSWDFLYGVIYSYYFFLTMFWIFPYAAATLRSRSWLTR; this comes from the coding sequence TTGACTGAGCGGATCGCCATTTCTGAGCAGCTCCTTGCGGCATCGCGCCCGCAACCGTGGTCCGGCCCTTTGGACCTGGCCTTATGCAGCGCCATCCTCCTGGGGCTCGGGGGGCTCCTGTGGCTGGGGATCTACGGGCACGCCTACGACCCTTGGGTCCGCGTCGTCGAGACGCGGCACTGGGTGAGGGTCATCGAGCGTCCGAGCCTGCTCTGGTTCCTGATGGGCCTCCTCATGCTGACGTTTCGCACCCTGCTCTGGTTCCGTTATCGCCCGTTCCCCGCCGCCGTGCCGGACGAGGCCCCGTCGCTGACCGTGATCATCCCGGCCTATAACGAAGGCGCGATGGTCGAGCAGACGATCGATTCCGTGGTGGCGGCGAACTACCCGAAGGATCGACTCGAGATCTTCGTCGTCGATGACGGCAGCACCGACGACACGTGGGCGTGCATCCAGCGCGCCGCGCAGCGCCACCCGGACCTGGTGACCCCCGTCCGCTTCCCGCGGAACCAGGGAAAAAGGGCGGCGCTGGCCGAGGGCTTTCGCCGGGGACGCGGGGATGTCTTCCTCACCATCGATTCCGACAGCGTGATCGACGCCGGGACGCTTCTCGCGATGGCGGGCCCGTTCCGCGATCCGAAGGTGGGCGCGGTGGCCGGAAAGGTGCTGGTCTACAACCTCGGGGGGGGGATCATCCCGCGGATGCTGCGGGTGCGCTACGTCCTCTCCTTCGATTTCCTGCGCTCGGTGCAGTCCACCTACCGGACGGTCTACTGCTGCCCGGGTGCGCTTGCAGCCTATCGCGCCGACGCGGTCCGCAACGCGCTCGCACGCTGGCTCGAGCAGACCTTCCTGGGCGCGCCCTGCACCTACGGGGAAGACCGGGCGCTGACGAACTACATCCTCGAGGACGGCTACGACACGGTCTACCAGCGCACCGGCATCGTGCGCACGATCGTCCCCGAGACCTACGGGAAGCTCTGCTGCATGTACATCCGGTGGGAACGCAGCAACATCAAGGAGGAGATCCGGTTCGCCCGGGTCGTCTGGCGCCGCCCGGCGGGTCCCCGGATCATCGCGATCGTCGACAAGATCATCACGAACCTGCGGTACCCGGTCGCCTACGCGACGCTCGCCCTCCTGGTCGTCTGGTCGATCGACGACCCGCAGACCATCCTTCGCCTGTTTCTCGCCATCGGGGGGATATCGCTGCTGAACATGCTCTATTACCTGCGCAGCGAGCGGTCGTGGGATTTCCTGTACGGGGTCATCTACTCTTATTATTTCTTCCTGACGATGTTCTGGATCTTCCCCTACGCTGCTGCGACGCTGCGCTCCCGTTCCTGGCTGACCCGCTAG
- a CDS encoding VTT domain-containing protein, translating to MKNPLPRSSWIKIAAFVMIFSGVCWLLFLSPAGAMLASADGRAQLLARMNALVSGAGPLGPLVFIGVMIVGLLFLPATPFVLAGTLLFGKFAGSLYNFVAAMAAAAISFVLGRYFLHGLAHRLLSGKLAGLNAKAEAHGFSVVFYLRLAWFPFIVLNYGAGASRIRFGDYIWGTLLGSVAPFFIASFCYGSFWEIARTYQSPADLATFDVLFPVALIIFSLFLPRIVRRFRKGALPENGAV from the coding sequence ATGAAGAATCCCCTTCCCCGCTCGTCCTGGATCAAGATCGCCGCGTTCGTCATGATCTTTTCCGGAGTCTGTTGGCTTCTCTTCCTGTCGCCGGCCGGCGCGATGCTCGCCTCCGCCGACGGCCGGGCGCAGCTCCTGGCCCGGATGAACGCGCTCGTGTCCGGCGCGGGCCCGTTGGGTCCGCTCGTGTTCATCGGGGTGATGATCGTCGGGCTGCTCTTCCTGCCCGCCACGCCGTTCGTCCTGGCGGGCACCCTTCTGTTCGGCAAGTTCGCGGGCTCGCTCTACAACTTCGTGGCGGCGATGGCGGCCGCCGCGATCTCGTTCGTCCTGGGCCGCTACTTCCTGCACGGGCTCGCCCACCGGCTCCTGTCGGGAAAGCTCGCCGGCCTGAACGCGAAGGCCGAGGCCCACGGCTTCTCGGTTGTTTTCTACCTCCGGCTCGCCTGGTTTCCTTTCATCGTGCTCAACTACGGCGCCGGCGCATCGCGGATCCGGTTCGGCGACTATATCTGGGGCACGCTCCTGGGCAGCGTCGCCCCGTTCTTCATCGCCTCGTTCTGCTACGGCAGTTTCTGGGAGATCGCCCGCACCTACCAGTCGCCGGCCGACCTCGCAACGTTCGACGTCCTCTTTCCTGTCGCGCTGATCATCTTCTCGCTGTTCCTCCCCCGGATCGTCCGGAGATTCCGCAAGGGGGCGCTGCCGGAAAACGGTGCAGTGTGA
- a CDS encoding AMP-binding protein yields MDFLNVTTGRMVDEIARQFPENDALVYVDRGLRLTYRQFREQCRALCRGLMAMGVRKGDHVAIWATNYPEWVLLQFAAARMGAVLITVNTAYRPFELEYLLKQSDAATLILIDGFKDVSYPDTLYEVCPELKKAHPGALRSDKFPHLRNVVYIGQEKMPGMLNWDEMMSMGENIPPSALLEIEQSCDPDDVIALLYTSGTTGFPKGVMLTHRNLVMNGYCIGERMLFTEKDRLCIPVPFFHCFGCVLGTMACVTHGSTMVPVQHFNPAAVLESITKEKCTAVHGVPTMFIAELELLEKSEPGKYDLSSMRTGIMAGSLCPTEIMKAVMEKMNMTEITNVYGQTESSPGITQTRTDDTFEQRVSTVGRVFPGVEARIVDPETRKELPVGTPGELATRGYHVMKGYYKNREATEEVIDKDGWLYTGDLAMVDKDGFYSITGRAKDMIIRGGENIYPREVEEYLYTHPHVLDVQVVGVPSVKYGEEVCACVRLRSGVTATEKELIDFCKGKIANFKVPRYIAFVDDFPKTASGKIQKYKLREDVIKLFGLEGIKP; encoded by the coding sequence ATGGATTTTCTGAACGTTACGACCGGGCGGATGGTCGACGAGATCGCGCGGCAATTTCCCGAAAACGACGCCTTGGTCTACGTAGACCGGGGGCTCCGGCTGACCTACCGGCAGTTCCGGGAGCAGTGTCGCGCGCTGTGCCGGGGGCTCATGGCGATGGGGGTCCGGAAAGGCGACCACGTCGCGATCTGGGCGACCAATTATCCCGAATGGGTACTCCTCCAGTTCGCCGCGGCCCGCATGGGTGCCGTGCTGATCACCGTCAATACCGCCTACCGTCCCTTCGAACTCGAATACCTGCTCAAGCAGAGCGACGCCGCCACGCTCATCCTGATCGACGGCTTCAAGGACGTCAGCTACCCCGACACGCTCTACGAAGTTTGCCCCGAGCTGAAGAAGGCCCACCCGGGGGCGCTCCGGTCCGACAAGTTCCCGCATCTCCGCAACGTCGTCTACATCGGGCAGGAGAAGATGCCGGGCATGTTGAACTGGGACGAGATGATGTCGATGGGCGAGAACATCCCTCCCTCTGCGCTCCTGGAAATCGAGCAGTCGTGCGACCCGGATGACGTCATCGCCCTCCTCTACACGTCGGGCACCACCGGCTTCCCGAAGGGCGTCATGCTTACGCACCGGAACCTGGTGATGAACGGCTACTGCATCGGCGAGCGCATGCTGTTCACCGAGAAGGACCGGCTCTGCATCCCGGTGCCCTTCTTCCATTGCTTCGGCTGCGTGCTGGGGACCATGGCGTGCGTCACCCACGGGAGCACGATGGTGCCGGTCCAGCACTTCAACCCGGCGGCCGTCCTCGAGTCGATCACGAAGGAGAAGTGCACCGCGGTCCACGGCGTCCCGACCATGTTCATCGCCGAGCTCGAGCTGTTGGAAAAGTCCGAGCCGGGCAAGTACGACCTTTCGTCGATGCGCACCGGCATCATGGCGGGCTCGCTCTGTCCGACCGAGATCATGAAGGCGGTCATGGAGAAGATGAACATGACCGAGATCACGAACGTCTACGGCCAGACCGAATCCTCGCCGGGGATCACCCAGACCCGCACGGACGACACGTTCGAGCAGCGGGTGTCCACGGTCGGGCGCGTGTTCCCCGGGGTCGAGGCCAGGATCGTCGATCCCGAGACGCGGAAGGAGCTCCCCGTCGGCACGCCGGGCGAGCTGGCGACGCGCGGCTACCACGTCATGAAGGGCTACTACAAGAACCGCGAGGCGACCGAAGAGGTGATCGACAAGGACGGCTGGCTCTACACCGGCGACCTGGCGATGGTCGACAAGGACGGCTTCTACTCGATCACCGGGCGCGCGAAGGACATGATCATCCGGGGCGGCGAGAACATCTACCCGCGCGAGGTCGAGGAATACCTCTACACCCATCCCCACGTCCTCGATGTGCAGGTCGTCGGCGTCCCGAGCGTGAAATACGGCGAGGAGGTGTGCGCCTGCGTCCGGCTGCGATCCGGCGTCACGGCAACCGAAAAGGAGCTCATCGACTTCTGCAAGGGGAAGATCGCCAATTTCAAGGTGCCGAGATACATTGCCTTCGTCGACGATTTCCCGAAGACGGCGAGCGGCAAGATCCAGAAATACAAACTTCGCGAGGACGTCATCAAGCTGTTCGGCCTCGAAGGGATCAAGCCATGA